The DNA sequence GTTTCGTCGCGATATCGTTCTTCTTGCAAAAAACCGCGAAAAATTCCTCGCGCTCCGCGGCGGTCGTCGGCGGAAACAGCGCGATGTGCTCCTCCGCGCGGCCCTGGCGCTTGAGATCGACGGGCAAAAGATCCGGCCGCGCCGTCAGCAGGAACCACAGGATGCGTCCCCGGTGCGCGGTGTCGCTCATAAAACTCGCGAACGCGGAGAACACGCGGCTCGAGACGCCCGAATCGCCCGATCCCGCGCGCGTGCCGAAAAACGCGTCCGCCTCGTCCACGATGACGCCAAGCGGCCCGAGCGCCCTGAACACGGTGAGCAGCTTTTGGAGATTCGCCTCCGTCTGCCCGACCCACTGCGAGCGGATGTTCAGGATCTTCACGCATGGCACGCCGATCTCGCCGGTAAAGCACGTCGCCAGAAACGTCTTGCCCGTGCCCACCGGTCCGCACACAAGCCAGCCCATCGGCAGCACGTCGCGATGCCCGGCCTTGAGCAAGCGTGCCGCCGTGCGTAATTGCGCCTTTGCCTCGGCGCATCCGGCCACCATGTCGAGCGAAAAGTGCGGTTCGATGAATTCCACGAGCCCGTGGCACTCCGCTTCGATCAATTCCTTCTTGCGGCGCATCAGCGCGTCGAACGTGATGCGTCTGCCAAGACGCAGCGGCTCGGCGATGACCTGGCGGACGTGCGTCAGGGCGAGACCCGCCGTTGTCTGGGCGAGAGCGGAAAGCGGAACGTCCGACACGTCCAGGATTTTTCGTCCCTCGATCTCGTGCTCGATGAATCGCCGGCGGGCGGCCTCGTCCGGCAAATCCATTTCCACGACCGCCGTGAACGGATTGGCGACAAGGTGCCGGGAAAGTTCGGCGAGCTGCTCGGTGACGAGCACGACGGTCACGTCGCCGGACAAAAACGCGGGATCTCGCGCGAAGCGCCGCAGCGCGACGAGCGACGCGCGGTCCCCATCCGAAAGCGATCCGACGTCGCCCGCGGGCGCGATCTGCTCGGCGTAGTCGATGACAAGCGCGACGCCCTTGCCCTCGCCGGCGCGCGTTCGGATGTACCTCTCCACCAGACGCAGGGCGGTCGGCGGATCGGCGGGAAGTTGCCGCATCGGCACGGCGCGGCCGACGGCGTCCGCCGGGCCGGGGATGCGCGCCGACATCGCGGCGCCCGCGCCGGTCGCGCCCTCGTACGCGTGAAGAAAGGAATGGAAATCCGCAAAGGCGTCGGGATTGGGGATCGTCAGCCCCCGGCTTCGATCGTAGAAGATGACGGCGTGCCGGCGCGCGAACAACGTGCGGAGCAGGAATTCCTCGAGCGGCACGTACCGCGTCGCGCCGTTTTCGGGGACCGGCAACAGGTCGCGCACCGCGCCGTGCAGCACGAACTGGCTGACGGTGTGCGTGTAGTAACGCTCGGCCATGGTTCGGGCGAACGGTGGCCAGTCGGCGGGGATCGTGGGC is a window from the bacterium genome containing:
- a CDS encoding AAA family ATPase; the protein is MTKPPIASPTIPADWPPFARTMAERYYTHTVSQFVLHGAVRDLLPVPENGATRYVPLEEFLLRTLFARRHAVIFYDRSRGLTIPNPDAFADFHSFLHAYEGATGAGAAMSARIPGPADAVGRAVPMRQLPADPPTALRLVERYIRTRAGEGKGVALVIDYAEQIAPAGDVGSLSDGDRASLVALRRFARDPAFLSGDVTVVLVTEQLAELSRHLVANPFTAVVEMDLPDEAARRRFIEHEIEGRKILDVSDVPLSALAQTTAGLALTHVRQVIAEPLRLGRRITFDALMRRKKELIEAECHGLVEFIEPHFSLDMVAGCAEAKAQLRTAARLLKAGHRDVLPMGWLVCGPVGTGKTFLATCFTGEIGVPCVKILNIRSQWVGQTEANLQKLLTVFRALGPLGVIVDEADAFFGTRAGSGDSGVSSRVFSAFASFMSDTAHRGRILWFLLTARPDLLPVDLKRQGRAEEHIALFPPTTAAEREEFFAVFCKKNDIATKLSPAEIEEIFRASGHAQLSGADLEAVTIRAKSLAAARVNGESHRKDAMGTDVHRKDAMGTDVHREDAMGTDVHREDAKIAKKKASSDTASRDVILSEAKDPAPRKKTRLSQKAAVPIDVTREDFEQAFEDFLPPVYGEEVEYQTLTAVLECTSRRLIPEPWKSMPRDAVARRLHELELLLGAGMRV